The Blautia luti nucleotide sequence CGGAACCTCCGTATCACAAAGGCCAAGCAGATGCTGCGCTTTACGGATAAGAAGCTGGAAGATATCGGCTACCGGTGCGGTCTTGGCGCACCGCATTATTTCAGCCGCATCTTCAGGCAGGTCGAGGGCATCACACCGTCGGAGTTCCGTGAGAAGTGGGGCGAGGCAGGGCGCTGAGACAGGAGAAAGAAAAGGGAAAGACACAGAAACCGGCAGGATGGCTGGAAATTCTGAAAAAAGAGGAGAGAAGAAAATATGAAGAGCTTATATTCAATGTTTTTATCCCAGGCATATCAGGACTGCTGGGATGATTATAACCGTTCCGTGAAACTGAAAAATTTCCCCAGATGGGATTATGTGATCCTGACGGCATCCAATGACCAGCAGGCAGAAGGATTCCGCAGGCAGATCGAAGAGCGGAAGGAGTATCTTCCGGCAGGGACAAGGTTTGCAGCGATTCCGGACCGGGATGGCGAGCGTGTGGGTTCCGGCGGTGCGACGCTGGAGGTGTTAAAGTATCTCCATGAGCAGGAGGGAGACTTCCGGAAGCTGCGCGTTCTGGTCATCCATTCCGGTGGTGACAGCAAACGTGTGCCGCAGTATTCCGCACTGGGAAAACTGTTCTCGCCGGTGCCACACCAGCTGCCAGATGGACGCAGCTCTACGCTTTTCGATGAATTCATGATCTGCATGAGTTCGGTCCCGTCCCGGATTCGTGAGGGGATGGTGCTGCTGTCCGGGGATGTGCTGCTTCTGTTTAATCCGCTGCAGATCGACTATAATAATGTCGGTGCGGCGGCAGTCTCCTTTAAGGAGCGTGTGGAAGTCGGAAAGAACCATGGTGTGTATGTGAACGGGGAAGGCGGCAACGTGAAATGCTGCCTTCAGAAGAAGTCAGAGGAGGAACTGCGAAAGGCCGGTGCGGTGAATGAGGCAGGCTGTGTGGACATTGACACCGGTGCGCTGATCTTCAGCACCGCCATGATGGATTCGCTGTATTCCCTGATCGGGACAGAGGAAGGATATGACCGGTATGTCAACGGGACGGTGCGTCTGTCCCTGTATGCGGATTTTCTCTATCCGTTAGCGGAAGATTCTACGCTGGAGCAGTTTTATCTGGAAAAGCCGGAAGGGGAATTCTGTGAGGAGCTGACAGAAGCGAGGGAACAGGTATGGAAGGTGCTTCGTCCTTACCGGATGAAGCTGCTGCGTCTGGCCCCGGCGAAGTTTATCCACTTTGGCACGACAAGGGAGATTCTTGCACTGATGTGCGGCGGCGTGGAGGAGTATGCCAGCCTTGGCTGGAGCAGCCGTGTGGCAAGCAGCATCAGCGGCAGCACAGCCGGGTATAACAGCGTGCTGAGCAGCCGTGCCTCCATTGGGAAGGACTGCTATCTGGAGGTATCCTATGTCCACAGCTGTGCAAAGGTGGGAAACAACTGTGTCCTTTCCTTTGTGGATATCCACGATGAGGTGATCCCGGACGGTGTGGTCCTGCATGGGCTGAAGCAGCGTGACGGGAAATTCGTCGTGCGGATCTTTGGCGTGCAGGATAATCCGAAGGAAAACCGGCTGTTTGGCAGGGATCTGAATGAGGTGGCAGAAAAGCTCGGTACGGATCTCTGGGATGGCGGAAACCATACCCTCTGGACGGCAGAGCTTTATCCGGAGAAGGACACCGTGAGGGAAGCGGTAGCGGCGGCATTGAACCTGTATGCGCTTGTGACCGGGGAAGGCAGGCTGGAGGACTGGAAAGAGAGTCCGCGCAAGTCGCTGTGTTCCGGTTTTAATGCGGCTGACCCGGATGCCATCATCGCATGGAACCGCCGTATGGCAGACCTTGTGCGGATGGATGAACTGGCAAAAGCAATCCGCGGACGGGTACCGGCACAGACGCTTCCGAAGCGTAAGGCACTGACGAAGATCCAGAGACACTGGCTGGAAAAACGCCTTGCAAGGGCAGATTTCAGTGAGAAGCTCCGCCTGCATTATTACCTTGGTGTGGTGCTGGAGGATGAGAACGAGGTGCAGAAGTGCTTTGGAACCATCCAGTCTGAAGTGCTGGAGGCTACGGTGCGCAGTCTCAGCTACAATGAAACGGCACACATCGTGAAGGATACCCATACCGTGGAACTGCCGCTGCGTGTGAACTGGGGCGGCGGATGGAGCGATACCCCTCCGTACTGCAATGAGCATGGCGGTACGGTGCTGAATGCGGCGATCCTGTTGAACAGTGAGAAGCCGGTGGTGGTGAAGCTGGAACGCATCGATGAGCCGAAGGTGGTCTTTGACAGCCGAGATATGGATGTACACGGGGAGTTTGATGAGATCGGTGAGCTGCAGCGCACCGGGGATCCGTTTGATCCCTTTGCCCTGCAGAAGGCATGTCTGCTTGCCTGCGGCATCATCCCGATGGAAGGGCACAGCCTGAAAGAGATACTGGAGCGCCTGGGCGGCGGCTTTGTCATGCATTCAGAAGTGACAAACGTGCCGAAGGGTTCCGGCCTTGGAACCTCATCGATCCTTTCCGCTGCCTGTGTGAAGGCGGTGTTTGAATTCATGGGGATCGGATATACAGAGGAAGATCTGTATTCCCATGTACTGGCCATGGAGCAGATCATGTCTACCGGAGGCGGCTGGCAGGATCAGGTGGGCGGCGTTACACCGGGACTGAAGTACATCACTTCCATGCCGGGGATCGACCAGAAGCTGAAGGTGGTACATGTGGAGATTCCGGAGGAAGCAAAAAAGGAACTGGACGAGCGTTTCTGTCTGATCTACACCGGTCAGCGCAGGCTGGCAAGAAACCTGCTCCGTGACGTGATTGGACGGTATGCCGGCAATGAGCCGGACAGTGTGTTTGCACTGGAGGAGATCCAGAAGGTGGCGACGCTGATGCGTTTTGAACTGGAGCGCGGCAACGTGGATGGCTTTGCGAAGCTGCTGGATTACCACTGGGAGCTGAGTAAGAAGGTGGATGCCGGAAGCAGCAACACGTTGATCGAGCAGATCTTCAGCAGCATCGAGGAGCTGATCGATGGCCGGCTGGTCTGCGGTGCAGGCGGAGGTGGCTTTTTGCAGGTCGTGCTGAAGAAAGGCGTGACGAAGAAGCAGGTGGCAGAGCGTCTGCATGAGGTGTTTATGGACAGCCTTGTGGATGTGGCGGACTGTAAGCTGTTGTGGGAATAGAAGATAACTTGCGTGTTCGAGACAGGTCATGGGACAGGTTGAGATTTTTACAAAAATAGCATGGACACAGTTTTTCAAGTCTGGGTGTCTTGTGACAACACAGGGGGAAACCTTGTGTTGTCTTATAATACATATAGTTTGAAATGAAAATAAAAGGAGACTTATAAAATGAACACAAAGCCAATAATACTCAAAGTCCCGGCATTTGAGGATTTCCGGGGGTATCTGGCTGTGCCATACGACCAATCTATAAATTTCAATGTTCGACAGATCAACCAGGGATACAGCAAAAAAGCGTTCACACTGCGTGGTCTGCATTTTCAGGAAGGGGAACACGCCCAGGCAAAGCTGGTATCCTGTCTGCATGGTTCGATTTTCAATGTAGCAGTTGACCTCCGACCGGGAGAAACCTTCGGTCACGCATACAGTGCGGTGTTGTCGTTTGAAAACCGGAAGCAGATGTATATACCACGAGGTTTTGCGCATGGATACCTGACATTGGAAGATGATACCTTGATGCAGTGGTGCGTGGACAACGATTTCTGCGCAGAAGCCGCAAGAGCCGTGCGGTACGATTCAGACTTTATCTGGGAAAGCGAGAGCTGGCCTGCCGGGGAGTACATTGTTTCGGAGAAAGACAGGAATGCAGAGAAATTTCCATTCTCTATTGCCAAAGATAAGTAATGGTGGTTTAATAAAAATATAGGATGCCATCAAGGTGGCTAGCAACAAGGACGATATTTTGAACAAGGAAGGAGTTTGCTATGAAAATATCAGAACGCTATGCACTGGAGATAGGACAAATTGAAAGTGATATCGAATTGTTAAAGAACCGTCAGATTCGTGAAATACAAGGAGCCGGTCCGTATTCTTCAGTAGATAACCTTGGATTAAGGCTAGAAGATGAATTCAAAAAGCTGATAGCAAAAATTGATGCAGATACAATTAGCGATTTAGAAATCGTGGCAAGGACAGTTAATAATCAAAGATAATTTTTTGAACGGAGAGTTGTTATATGCCCAGAACCAAAGGAAGCAAAAACCGCACAAAAATCGACTTTGATGCCCAGATTGTAAAGCTGCAGAAGGACAAAGCTCTCTTAGAAGAGGGCGTAGCCAAGACCGTCGCTCAGATTGAGGAATTAAAGACGGACATCAAGTCTATGCGTGAATCGCTGAAGCCGCAGAGAGCGGAGATTAAGCAGGTCGAAAAGGAAATCGCCAAACTCGAAGCAAAGAAAGCAAAAGCCGAGCAGAAAGCAGCGGAAGAAGCAAAAAAGGCGGAAGCCGAGGCTGTGGTTAAGAAACTATTGGCCGGTGGCATGAGTGCTGACGAGATCCTTGAAAAGTTGAAGTAATATAGGTGCCGTGTGGACAAACTGAACTCCAGAAGTTCACACGGTTATTTTTAGATGTACTGGTTAGCTGAAACTAATTGCAAAAACAAGTTGCTATGTGCAAAACCTGATGCTAATATCCATCCTAACCGGGGAGCAGAATGTAATTGCTTACGGTTGGAAAGGATGGTAGCGTCATAGAAAAACTGAAAGAAATACTGGAAAAATACTTGGAGGGAGCATCGCCAAAGTACTATCCACCGGTCGAGAATCTGCTGGATTTGATCTACGAGCATTACACGGAGAATAATTCCATAGCACCGCAGACCACCGAGGCCGGCAAGGAGGCCAAGCAAAAAGAGAAAAATCTGGAAACTTGGCTCAGAGGTATAGCTGGAATGGATGTCTTGGTGGATGACTACGGCGGAGATATCCCGCTGTGGGAGAAAATTATGGACAGGCAGGGAAGCGTGTGCTGTGCCTGGGAAAAGACTGCCTTTGAGGAAGGCATGAAAGTCGGGATGCGGCTGATGCTGGAGGCCCTTGACGTATAGTTTGTAACGAAAAATGCCTCACTGTGAAATATGTACACAGTGGGGCAGTCAATCAGTCTTTGTCCTCTGCTCGTATCCGGAGCAGCTCAGTTATTTCGTTCTCCGTTGCCAGACGTACAGCTGGCTTTTCATCGTGTTCCACTGCACCGCAGTCCGGGCAGCGGTCAGGAAGTGACTTGCTTTCAAAGCAGTAATGACAGGCATCGCAGTAGTAGAAGTTCAATCCATCGTCACCTCATTTCCATTGCAATTCTTCAAGGAGTCTTTCAGGAAATCATTGTGGAGTTCAGGAAGAAACGGAAGCTGGTATCCTTTGTCTGCGAGGATGTTTAGCTTGAAATCCACAAAGTGTTTCTCAATAGAGTTCATCCGGGCAATCTCGTCCAGTGTGATCAGCCCGGAGTGTGCGTACTGGAATTCCTGCAAAAGCTCCTGATATTTCATGGCGCGGTAAGCAGAGGCACAGCGGGAAGGCAGATTTGCCTCCAGCTGTTTTAGATCGGCAGTGTATTCATAGTAGCCAATCGGTTCCAGAACAGCATCGTCTGCCAGCAGCAGTTCGGCGGCGAAGGTGTTGGCTCGCCGTTCTGCCTTTGAATTATCCAGACTATAAAAATAGGTGTCCTGGAATGCCTGACCGGAACTGGCGTGTTTCCGGTCAAAGAGGGCGTGTCCCAGCTCATGGGCCATTGCGGATACACGCTGGGCATTCGTACAATTTGTGTTGATGCCGATGTACTCACAGTTCAGAATGACTGTGTAGTAACCGAGCAGGTCGTGGCAATACCGGATGTCTTTGAGCTTTATGGCTCTCCGGGAAATGATTTCTTCCGGATCGCGGGTCTTGTAGCGGCGAACTACAGCATCGGCCATATCAATAGCGCGTGTGTTCAAGGTAGACTCCTTTCCTCTGGAGTAATATCAGTTCTTACCGCAGATATTTTTTGGGAGTAAATTTCTTCGCATCGGCCTTCGCATCGAGGAAAAGTGCTTCCATTTCTTTAATAAAAGCAGCCTGATCTTCTTCGGACAGCTCACCGCCGGCAAACAGGGCAGTGGTCTGTTCTTTTATTTTTTTTGCCTGTGCAACGCCGCGGGAACCATACTTTTTGCGGACATCTGCATAGAAGAGGTCATCGTTCAGCTCTTGCTGGAAGGTTGCCTCATCCATAAAATAATCCGTAGTGACTCCAAGAGCAGCCGCAATCTTCTGGATTGCTTCTACGCTTGGTTCTCGCTGGTTGGATTCAATATAGCGGATCGCACGATCCGACATCGAAGCCCGACGTGCCAGTTCAGCCATACTCATGTGCTGAGCGGTGCGGAGGGCTTTTATTTTATCTCCGTTAGTTGCATCAGGAGCAAGAGTCGCAGCGGCCGTTGCTTTAACATCCTGCGTGTTGAGTAAATCGGTTTCAAAGTTCTTTTCGTCTTTCATGTCATGCCTCCATGTGGGATAATCTGCTGCCTGCTGGAGGGAAAGTTACCAGTTCGACAACAAAAATTTGTAAAGCTACTTGACAAGGAACAACTGTTCCGTTATACTGAGAACAAAGGTTCGGGAACTTCTGTTCCTATAATACAATGAAAAGTTGTAGAAGTCAAGGGGTGATTTGGAAATAATACAGGACAATGAATTTCTTAAACCTGAAATTAAGAAAAATAATTTTCTGAACAAGAAAAAATAGTTGCAAAACACTTGCGATTGTGATAGTATTTAAGACGGAGGTGAGAAAAATGTTTTTCTTTGAACCGGATAACAGTCGGGATGTACATAAAAGAGTAACGGAATCATTGATTTCAGACAGCTTTGTATATACATCTAATATGGAAAATACAAGAGTCCTGCTGGGGAAAGAAACTGAAAAACAGGGTTTGCGTGGAGCGGATCTAGCCGAACTGACAGGGTGGTCTCCATCAAAAACAAGTAAACTTACAGCAGGAAAACAGAAACTTACAGCAGAAGACACTCGAATTTGGGCAAGAGCCCTTGGGTATACACCAGATCCGTTTATAAATGAAGATGCTGACATCAGATTTTATAAATTAGACGCTTATATTCGTAAACCGAGTGATGTTTTGGAAGCATATTTTGATGCCTCTGATGACTCACCGGAGCATACGGCAATTGTTAATTACGAGTTGCCACTGTCGATATTATCTATGCTTGGTGTTAAGCTTTCGGATTATGCCATTAGAGCGAATGCTTCCTATTTTGGCATTGATCCTTATTCTAAGAAAGGATTTGGAAACACAGCAACGAGTATCAGATTTTGGCAGCGTACTACTTCAAGCGGAGAGAATATGACTCCAGAATTCGGACTCTGGATATCTCCAGACAATGACTTCTTTTTATCAGCAGTCTATCTGAATAGGCGAGACGGTGAAGGTGGAATGTCTGCATTGCGGGCAACCTATAAAGACGCTTTGCAGATAGAAGAGAGCGATGCGGAAGCATTTGATAGCTTCGCCAAAGAAAACAAGGACTGGTTTCCACAGTTTTTGAAAAAAGGTGAGATTGTCGCAGTAGGTGCAAGTACAAATAATTTGCCGGGGCCGGGTGACTTGGAAAACGTATTGATTCGGTTGTTTAAACAGTATTGTGCTTTAGTATGGGAAGTAAAAGGCATTGATCTTTTGCCTGAAAAATACAAGCAAAGGGAAGAACTATCGGTCTTTCAACAATATGATATTTTAACTGGAGCGGCAGATTTTCCTGTAGATGTGAAGGAAGAAATTTTGCAGAGAGAAAACTATAAATGTGAAAATGATCCGACACACAAGACGTTTATTGATGCTAATGGAAAACCATATATGGAAACTGCTCCCATTGTTCCATTTTCTGTAGGAGCACAATTTGGCCAAACAATTTTTCAGGCGGAGAATGGGGCTTGCCTGTGTCCAATATGTAGAGCTAAGATGCGATATGGAACGCTTAGTGATCGAGAGGATATGATCTTAAAACTTTTCAGAAAACATCAGAAAGCGCTGCAAGAAAAAGGCATTGAAGTAACTTTAACGCAGGTTTTTACTGCCAATGGGCTGGGACAGTGAGATATTATCCGCTAACCGTGTAAGGAAAGGAGCGTACTGGTAAATGAATACTACGAATAACAATGCTCGCCATGAACATTCACATAGCGATTATGTCAGAACACAGGGGAACTTTGCAAACACAACAAATGACGATGTGATCATTATGAAAAGCATCAGGGAGATTACCAGCCGGGGCAATAATGCCGAGGTAAAACGGCGCAGCGATGGAAGGCTGGCTGTTTATGAAGTGAAAAAGAGTATAACCATCGGATAATTGGATTCGATGAAGGGCTAATAGGAGCCGAGGATTGTGGTTGAAGAACCATGGTCTTCGGCTCCTTTTGTCGTTTCAGGGGGGAAAACATATCGGCATTTTGCACAAATTAACGACTTGCTTCTGAATCTTTTGACAAAATTTGCTAAAAACCATTTACGATTGATACGATATCTGCTATGATAAAAGATACCACAAAGAATAGTGGTGCCATAAATAAGTTGAATAGAAGCAAATTTTATTGTCATAGGAGGTGTACGGAAGGATAATTTGATTTCAGCCTGATTCGCATGGTAGGAGGCATAGCGAATCGGCGAGCGGTGTGAAGAGCACCTTACATAGAGTTGATTTAGATTATTTAATTTCATGATGATAGAACCACAGTTATAAGGTTGGTTCTTATTTCAAAGTCAATGATATGTAGGTCGCAGTGCGCTCGTTTGTGGGTTGAAAGACAGTTATTGTTCTGATACACACGGCTTTTTAAGAACATACAATCTTAAAGGACCGAAAACACATCAGAGAAGCAAGTGTAGCGTTTGGTAAGTGCCAGCGACCTGTTCTCATGTGTTTCGGTCCTTTTTTATTACCTACAAAAGAGGAAGGAGGTGTCTGGCGTGATCGATGTACATAGCGAGGAGTATATCCTTGGGCAGAACATAAAAAAGTATCGAGCGTTGAAAAAATGGACGCAGAGCAAACTAAGCGAAGCTGTAGACATTGATCGCGCCGAGATTTCCAAATATGAGAGTGGCCAAAACGGGGAGATGGGATTTAAGATGCTGAAGCGGTTTGCAAAGGCATTGGATGTTTCAACTGAGCAGCTACTCGATGAGGAGGATGAACCTCCTGAGAAAAATGAGCAGCATATAGAAAAATATGAAAGACTAAATTCAGAAAATCAAAAAATGATAGATAAAATGATGGATGCCTTATTCCTACAACAATCAATGGCATCGTGATCCGTACAGTGAAGATGACTGTGCGGATTTTTTTTGCCATTTTTCAGGCTGTGATGAAATGTGGGAAATTTCCCACATAAGTGTGGGAAGCACACCATCGGAAAAGTTCAGCCATCCTGTTATCATATAATCAGTCCAAGGGACAAGCCCACAGAGTCAAATGAAAGCATCTGTCGGCAAGCCCCGGACAAATAAAAAAATATTGTAAGCCCGATTCTAGAGCAGGCGAAGGATACCATAGCAGAAATTCACAGAACAGCGATTTGTTTGCTGGCTGTGGAGGTGTGCGGTTGGGATTATTCCTGCTGTCTCTGGAATCGGTTTTTTTTGTTTTATACTCCTGCCAGTTAGATCAGTGCCTCATCAGCATCCTGCTTCGGTATCTTTCCCTTTCAGAGTCCGGGGGAAAGGACAAAACAATGATGATGAACATGATGACCGGAGCAGTTGCAATCAATGGTGGCGTTGGTGTGATGGAGATTCGCCAGCCGCAGATGGTGGAGAAAGCGGTACAGGACGCAGGATATATCGCCGCAGATATCGCAGAGAATGCGCATATCACCTTACATGAGTTAAAGGAAAAGATTGACGCAGTGGTGGAAAAGAAGCTGCCGAGTTTCAAGGCACTGATGGAGATGAAACCGATGGCTGTTGCACAGACAACCGTGGATGATGCTTCCCTGACCGTTTACCAGAACGGTTATGCAGTCTACGAGATGGATGACGCACACACGATCATTGCAGTGGACCGCTGTGGTGATTACCGTTATGACTTTACAGATGGTACATATCAGGTAGTGCCGGCTGAGACTTTTGAGGAGACCGAGTGGAGCGTCCGTCTGCTCATGGAAGGGGAACGCCGGATGGAGCACAATCGGAATAACCGTACTGCTGAGACTGAAAATGTGTCCCTGGAATGTGATGGTTCCGACTGGTCGGCAGCCGTCATGGTGGATTTTTTGGATGAGGACAATGCCGAGATGTTGGCAGACCGGGAACTTTGCCGTTTGTATGCAGCCATGAGTAAGCTGACTGAGCGCCAGTCGGAGATCCTTCAGCTTTACTTTTATAAAGGTATGAACCAATACGAGATTGCAGAAGAACTTGGCATCTGCCAGCAGTCGGTTAACCGGATCATGAATCAGGCGGTAAAAAGGCTGAGAAAAAATTTCTAAAAAAGTTTTTAGAAAAGTGTCTGTTAAAAGGCTCAAAAAGATGTTCATAGTGAGAGGGTTACTTCTCAAGTACATGAACAGGAGGTCAGAACTTATGAGTGCAGTAAGTATGAATGAAGCTGCAAAGAAAACTGCCCAGTTAGAAAATGCGAAGGAGGCCCGTCCACCCGGCGGTGCACCGCAGGAAGGACACCTGCCAAGAAAAATCTTCGTCTGCTCACCATACCGCCCTACTTCACAGGACGAGAAGTGCAGAAAAGATGAACTGGAAGCAAACATCCGCAGAGCAAAGATGGCCTGTCGGATTCTTTCCACACTGGGCTTTCTGCCACTGGCACCGCACCTGTATTTCACCCAGTTCTTAAAGGATGAAGAAAAGCAGGAACGAAATACCGGCATTCAGCTTGGAATGCAATGGCTGGAGGAGGCAGATGAACTCTGGGTGTTTGGGAGTACCGTGTCGGAAGGCATGGCTGCTGAAATCAAGAGAGCCCATGAGTTGCAGAAAAAGGT carries:
- a CDS encoding fucose pyrophosphorylase domain-containing protein, translating into MKSLYSMFLSQAYQDCWDDYNRSVKLKNFPRWDYVILTASNDQQAEGFRRQIEERKEYLPAGTRFAAIPDRDGERVGSGGATLEVLKYLHEQEGDFRKLRVLVIHSGGDSKRVPQYSALGKLFSPVPHQLPDGRSSTLFDEFMICMSSVPSRIREGMVLLSGDVLLLFNPLQIDYNNVGAAAVSFKERVEVGKNHGVYVNGEGGNVKCCLQKKSEEELRKAGAVNEAGCVDIDTGALIFSTAMMDSLYSLIGTEEGYDRYVNGTVRLSLYADFLYPLAEDSTLEQFYLEKPEGEFCEELTEAREQVWKVLRPYRMKLLRLAPAKFIHFGTTREILALMCGGVEEYASLGWSSRVASSISGSTAGYNSVLSSRASIGKDCYLEVSYVHSCAKVGNNCVLSFVDIHDEVIPDGVVLHGLKQRDGKFVVRIFGVQDNPKENRLFGRDLNEVAEKLGTDLWDGGNHTLWTAELYPEKDTVREAVAAALNLYALVTGEGRLEDWKESPRKSLCSGFNAADPDAIIAWNRRMADLVRMDELAKAIRGRVPAQTLPKRKALTKIQRHWLEKRLARADFSEKLRLHYYLGVVLEDENEVQKCFGTIQSEVLEATVRSLSYNETAHIVKDTHTVELPLRVNWGGGWSDTPPYCNEHGGTVLNAAILLNSEKPVVVKLERIDEPKVVFDSRDMDVHGEFDEIGELQRTGDPFDPFALQKACLLACGIIPMEGHSLKEILERLGGGFVMHSEVTNVPKGSGLGTSSILSAACVKAVFEFMGIGYTEEDLYSHVLAMEQIMSTGGGWQDQVGGVTPGLKYITSMPGIDQKLKVVHVEIPEEAKKELDERFCLIYTGQRRLARNLLRDVIGRYAGNEPDSVFALEEIQKVATLMRFELERGNVDGFAKLLDYHWELSKKVDAGSSNTLIEQIFSSIEELIDGRLVCGAGGGGFLQVVLKKGVTKKQVAERLHEVFMDSLVDVADCKLLWE
- a CDS encoding dTDP-4-dehydrorhamnose 3,5-epimerase family protein — translated: MNTKPIILKVPAFEDFRGYLAVPYDQSINFNVRQINQGYSKKAFTLRGLHFQEGEHAQAKLVSCLHGSIFNVAVDLRPGETFGHAYSAVLSFENRKQMYIPRGFAHGYLTLEDDTLMQWCVDNDFCAEAARAVRYDSDFIWESESWPAGEYIVSEKDRNAEKFPFSIAKDK
- a CDS encoding ImmA/IrrE family metallo-endopeptidase, translating into MNTRAIDMADAVVRRYKTRDPEEIISRRAIKLKDIRYCHDLLGYYTVILNCEYIGINTNCTNAQRVSAMAHELGHALFDRKHASSGQAFQDTYFYSLDNSKAERRANTFAAELLLADDAVLEPIGYYEYTADLKQLEANLPSRCASAYRAMKYQELLQEFQYAHSGLITLDEIARMNSIEKHFVDFKLNILADKGYQLPFLPELHNDFLKDSLKNCNGNEVTMD
- a CDS encoding helix-turn-helix domain-containing protein: MKDEKNFETDLLNTQDVKATAAATLAPDATNGDKIKALRTAQHMSMAELARRASMSDRAIRYIESNQREPSVEAIQKIAAALGVTTDYFMDEATFQQELNDDLFYADVRKKYGSRGVAQAKKIKEQTTALFAGGELSEEDQAAFIKEMEALFLDAKADAKKFTPKKYLR
- a CDS encoding helix-turn-helix domain-containing protein, which codes for MFFFEPDNSRDVHKRVTESLISDSFVYTSNMENTRVLLGKETEKQGLRGADLAELTGWSPSKTSKLTAGKQKLTAEDTRIWARALGYTPDPFINEDADIRFYKLDAYIRKPSDVLEAYFDASDDSPEHTAIVNYELPLSILSMLGVKLSDYAIRANASYFGIDPYSKKGFGNTATSIRFWQRTTSSGENMTPEFGLWISPDNDFFLSAVYLNRRDGEGGMSALRATYKDALQIEESDAEAFDSFAKENKDWFPQFLKKGEIVAVGASTNNLPGPGDLENVLIRLFKQYCALVWEVKGIDLLPEKYKQREELSVFQQYDILTGAADFPVDVKEEILQRENYKCENDPTHKTFIDANGKPYMETAPIVPFSVGAQFGQTIFQAENGACLCPICRAKMRYGTLSDREDMILKLFRKHQKALQEKGIEVTLTQVFTANGLGQ
- a CDS encoding helix-turn-helix domain-containing protein; this encodes MIDVHSEEYILGQNIKKYRALKKWTQSKLSEAVDIDRAEISKYESGQNGEMGFKMLKRFAKALDVSTEQLLDEEDEPPEKNEQHIEKYERLNSENQKMIDKMMDALFLQQSMAS
- a CDS encoding sigma-70 family RNA polymerase sigma factor, with translation MMMNMMTGAVAINGGVGVMEIRQPQMVEKAVQDAGYIAADIAENAHITLHELKEKIDAVVEKKLPSFKALMEMKPMAVAQTTVDDASLTVYQNGYAVYEMDDAHTIIAVDRCGDYRYDFTDGTYQVVPAETFEETEWSVRLLMEGERRMEHNRNNRTAETENVSLECDGSDWSAAVMVDFLDEDNAEMLADRELCRLYAAMSKLTERQSEILQLYFYKGMNQYEIAEELGICQQSVNRIMNQAVKRLRKNF
- a CDS encoding DUF4406 domain-containing protein encodes the protein MSAVSMNEAAKKTAQLENAKEARPPGGAPQEGHLPRKIFVCSPYRPTSQDEKCRKDELEANIRRAKMACRILSTLGFLPLAPHLYFTQFLKDEEKQERNTGIQLGMQWLEEADELWVFGSTVSEGMAAEIKRAHELQKKVRNLPEPGRVVELLLKNISEQYHVPLDDKKTEGQQEAAESEEDNGE